The genomic DNA GCCTCGGAGAACAATCCGCTCAACACCTGCACTGCAGCGACATCGTCCGCTCCCAGTTCGTCGGCCAGCACATACAGCGGGACAGCAGGGCGCGCCTCGGCGAAAGCGGTAAGCGAAGCATAACCACGCTCGCGGATCCGCTCATATAAGCGGACCCGCCAGTGGCCCCGCCAAGCATGTCCGTCGCCCACTGCCACCTCCAAGCCGTAGAGTTCTACCGATCAAGTATCCTCGTCTGGCCAGAACATGCGAATCAATTCGTCGTCGGGGCCAAGCGGGCGCCAACCAGGATGAGGGGGCCTGGCAAGAATCGCGGCCATGACCTGCCTGGCGCGCTCCTGATGGACTTCTGGGGTGTATCCAATCCAGCGAGCGAGTGCCTTGGCGACTGCGAAACGCGATGAGTCATCCATCACAGGCGGCCATCCATTGGGGAGACTCTGGGATAGCTGACGCACGAGCACATCACGTTCAAAGCGAGTGACCTGGTTGCACTGTTCCGCCTCAGCGAGCAACCCGCTCAACACCTGCACTGCGGCAACATCCTCCTCGCCAAGCTCCTCGGCCAAGGCATATAGCGGAATGGCAGGTCGAGCCTCGGCGAAGGCCGTGAGCGAAGCGAAACCACGCTCGCGGACCCGTTTGTACAGGCGGTCCTTCCAGTTGCCTTGCCAAGCACGTCCGTCGGTCATTGCCCTCTCCAAGCATGCTGGGCGAACAAACCATCGGAGCGGCCGCCAGTGCCCCGCGAACTGGCCGCGAGTCTGGAGAGAGCGTCCGCGATGCGGCGCGTGGAACCCGACACGTCATGGAGGGCATCCCTGAGCGCTTGCCGGGTCCGTGCGGCCTCTGGGAAAACGCTCCTCCATCCAGCACCCGCCCCGGGCTTCGGATGGGAGGCCAGAACAGCGGCCCCTCGGAGCGGCTCACGCGAGTACATCCCCGGACCACGCGTTGGTGCTATCGACGCACAGCCTGTGGCCCACAGGGACAGGGCGAGCAACGGGCCCGCCCACGGGAAAATCCTCATCGCATGCCTATTAGCCAGTCAGACTTCCTCGTCAGGCAGAAGCGTGCGGAGCAATTCGTCATCAGGACTGAGCGGGCGCCAGCCGGGCGGCGGCGGAGCGGCAATGAGTGCTGCGCTGATCTGCCGGACTCGCTCCTCATGGGTTTCTGGAGTGTAGGCAATCCACGCGCTGAGCGTCTTGGCCACCTTGAAACGGTTTGTATCGTCCAACACGGCGGGCCAGCCCTCGGGCAGACCTTCCGACAGCTCACGCACGAGCTGTCCGCGCACCAACCGCGTGAGCCGATGGGTACGCTCCGCCTCAGCCACCAGTCCGCTGAATACCTGCACACCGGCGATGTCTTCCTCGCCAAGTTCCTCGGCCAATTCCACTAGCGAGGCTGTGGGACGGGCATCGGCGAAGGCCGTGAGCGAATCGTAACCGCGCTCGCGAACCCGCTCGTATAGGCGGACCCTCCAGTGGCCACGCCAAGCATGACCACGGGTCATCTTCCTCTCCAGGGCCTGAAGTCCATTGGAAGGTTGTAGCGCTTCATGTGAAACGCGACTGTTCCCAAGACCTCGCTCCGCGTCAACATCCGACCAGCCAGCATCTCAGCGTCGCGCAGCGCCTTCATGATCATCTGGTTCCATTCGCCGGGCCATTTTCGACCCTGACGCCAGTTGCCACCTCCATGAATCGCCTCGTGGTGCGCCTGCTCCATCTCGACGCAGAACTGGTCGATGCTCATCTCACCGGTGAAGCCACGCTGCTCGAACCACTCGCGGTGCTCTCGCGGCAGGACGTGGTGCCGTGGTGGCTCGGCCATTCCCGCTCCCGCGCTCCCCGTCTGGTGCATCCCGCGCACCTCGGGGCTGTCACCCAGCGCGTCTCGCACGCCCCGTGGCAACTCGTCGTGCGACTGCGACATCAGCACCTGACCCGCCTGGACGCGGACCGCGGCACTGACGACCGGGACGGAGATGACGCCCGCTCGCACGAGCCGGCGCATCATCTCCACCCACTCGGCGGAGACGACCACCCGCGTCCCCATCATCACGCCGTCGGCTCCCATCACCAGGCCCACGCCCAGCATGGCGGGCGCGGCTGGCGGCGGCCTTGGCGGGGAAAGTCTCATCGTCGAGACCATCGACAGCATCTCGACGACCTGCGCCGCCACGATGACCCGATTGACGCGCTCGGCCGACACGCGCACTCCCTCACGGGTCGATTGGAATTCGCGAGTGAGTTCGCCCATCAGCCCAGGAACCCCGGCCGCCGTGGCCTCGACCCGCCCTGGCTCCAGGGACGACAGCGCCCTCATGGAGGGCTCGAGCATCTCCCGCACGTGCTCCATGTCCACGTACAGCTTCTCCACGCTGTAGAAGGGGCATTGCCGGAGCACCACGTCCTCGAGGTTCAGGAAGTCGCTCCAGGCGGCCAGGAGCATGGAGCCGAACAGCGCGGCCTCCAGTCGTGGACCGGAGAGGCGCAGCAGGGCGAGTCCCATCTCCGGGTCATCGACCTCCGAGGCCACCTGCACCCACCGGGTGGCTCCCTTGAGAGCGACTTCGAGCCACCGCAACTGCCGTGCGCCATACACGATGTGCTGGGCGAACAGACCATCGGAGCGGCCCCCCATGCCCCCCGGACTGGCCGCGAGTCTGGAGAGAGCGTCCGCGATGCGGCGCGTGGAACCCGACACGTCATGGAGGGCATCCCTGAGCGCTTGCCGGGTCCGCGCGACCTCCACCGCCGCAGGGGAAACGCTCCTCCTTCCGGCGCCCTCCGTTCCGACTGGATGGGAGACCAGAACAGCGGCCCCTCGGCGCATCTCACGCGAGTACATCCCCGGACCGCGCGGGGGTGTCATCGACGCGCAGCCCGTGGCAAACAGGGCCAGGGCGAGCAACGGGCCCGCCCACGGGAAACTCCTCATCGCATACCTCCTGGACGCGCCCCCAGCGGGAGCGCCGGGCCAGGAGATACCCGTCCCGTCTCAGATCAGGAACGCCTCTTCCCGAGGAGCCGTCTCCCCGGCCTCGCGCGGCCGGGAGTTGTACGCGAGTGATTCCGCCAGACGCGAGGGCGGGACCATGCGCCGCGTGTTCATCTCCTCGATGAAGGCGGCGCGGTCCATGCGCAGGCGCGGGTTGGTGACGCGCTCATGGCCGATGGTGCTGAACGTGCGCCCACCGTAGTCATGAGCGGGGTACACGAGCATGTGCGAGGGCAGCGTGAGCAACCGATCCAGGCTGGCATACGCGGCCTCGGCATCACCCGAGGGCAGGTCCGTGCGGCCCGAGGAGCCGATGAGCAGGGTGTCCCCCGTCAACACCCGGTCCTCCAGGAGCAGCACCAGGCCGTCCGCCGTGTGGCCGGGGCTCGCCCAGACCTTCACGCGGATGTCTCCCACGTTCATGTACTCGCCGTCGCGCAGCGTGCGATCCACCGCCGCCATGGGGGCGCCCACGTACAGCGCACCCGGCAGGCGCGCGAGTTCGCGACCTCCGGACAGGTGGTCCGCGTGCGTGTGGGTGTCCACCGTCGCGAGCAGTTGCAGCCGGTCCCTCCCGAGCCGTTGGAGATAGACCGGCACCAGTTCCAGCACCGGATCCACGACGATGGCCTCGCGCGTGCGCGCACAGGCGATGAGGTACGTCCGGCAACTCGCTCCGCCGTTCAGCTCCTCGAAGATGAGACTCTTCACACTCGCCTCCTCGGCCATGCCCCCAATGGCACACCCAACAAACTAGGCATGCGCTCCCGCGAGCAAGGGCCCGCCCCCCAAAAGCGCGACCCGGACGCCAGGAAGTCGACGAATGCGGGGCGCGAGGCTCAGCGCGCGGCCGCGGGGACCGCCGTGGTCAGGTGGGCGTGCAGTGTCTGGGTGCTGACATAGAGGAACTGGGCGTCGCCGAAGGCCAGTCCATCCCCGTCCCACAACTGCTGCTCCTCCTCGCCCAACTGCACCGTGTTGACGTAGGTGCCATTCATGGAGCCCGAGTCGCGCACGTAGCAGGTGTTGTCCGCCGCGCTCCAGCGCAGGAGCGCGTGGAACTTGGAGACGGACGGGTCATGCACCACCAGGGAGCTGGTCTCCAGCCGGCCCACGGCGAACACCTGCCCCTCCGAGACGGGCTGGAGGAAGAGCACCTGCAGGTGCTCGAAGCCCTGCAGCATGGACACGAGCCGGTCCGCCAGCCGCGAGCGATGGGCCATGAAGACCGTGCGCGAGCGTCCCATCTGCTGGGCCACCTTCTGGAACACCATGGAGGGGGGCTGCTGGATGAGCGCCACGGGGCCGAATTCCGACTGGAACGCCTGGACATCCACCCGGGC from Melittangium boletus DSM 14713 includes the following:
- a CDS encoding NUDIX hydrolase codes for the protein MTDGRAWQGNWKDRLYKRVRERGFASLTAFAEARPAIPLYALAEELGEEDVAAVQVLSGLLAEAEQCNQVTRFERDVLVRQLSQSLPNGWPPVMDDSSRFAVAKALARWIGYTPEVHQERARQVMAAILARPPHPGWRPLGPDDELIRMFWPDEDT
- a CDS encoding NUDIX hydrolase, translating into MTRGHAWRGHWRVRLYERVRERGYDSLTAFADARPTASLVELAEELGEEDIAGVQVFSGLVAEAERTHRLTRLVRGQLVRELSEGLPEGWPAVLDDTNRFKVAKTLSAWIAYTPETHEERVRQISAALIAAPPPPGWRPLSPDDELLRTLLPDEEV
- a CDS encoding DUF2380 domain-containing protein; the protein is MSGSTRRIADALSRLAASPGGMGGRSDGLFAQHIVYGARQLRWLEVALKGATRWVQVASEVDDPEMGLALLRLSGPRLEAALFGSMLLAAWSDFLNLEDVVLRQCPFYSVEKLYVDMEHVREMLEPSMRALSSLEPGRVEATAAGVPGLMGELTREFQSTREGVRVSAERVNRVIVAAQVVEMLSMVSTMRLSPPRPPPAAPAMLGVGLVMGADGVMMGTRVVVSAEWVEMMRRLVRAGVISVPVVSAAVRVQAGQVLMSQSHDELPRGVRDALGDSPEVRGMHQTGSAGAGMAEPPRHHVLPREHREWFEQRGFTGEMSIDQFCVEMEQAHHEAIHGGGNWRQGRKWPGEWNQMIMKALRDAEMLAGRMLTRSEVLGTVAFHMKRYNLPMDFRPWRGR
- a CDS encoding MBL fold metallo-hydrolase; the protein is MKSLIFEELNGGASCRTYLIACARTREAIVVDPVLELVPVYLQRLGRDRLQLLATVDTHTHADHLSGGRELARLPGALYVGAPMAAVDRTLRDGEYMNVGDIRVKVWASPGHTADGLVLLLEDRVLTGDTLLIGSSGRTDLPSGDAEAAYASLDRLLTLPSHMLVYPAHDYGGRTFSTIGHERVTNPRLRMDRAAFIEEMNTRRMVPPSRLAESLAYNSRPREAGETAPREEAFLI
- a CDS encoding FHA domain-containing protein, which translates into the protein MPSVKELRARARVDVQAFQSEFGPVALIQQPPSMVFQKVAQQMGRSRTVFMAHRSRLADRLVSMLQGFEHLQVLFLQPVSEGQVFAVGRLETSSLVVHDPSVSKFHALLRWSAADNTCYVRDSGSMNGTYVNTVQLGEEEQQLWDGDGLAFGDAQFLYVSTQTLHAHLTTAVPAAAR